In a genomic window of Occallatibacter riparius:
- a CDS encoding TylF/MycF family methyltransferase gives MGLGIRTWLERRGILLLRKSDYHADGVAVRGKNLSALSESAFDHAYHESIRLNRAGWPNGVPDVRWRAHVCCWAARNALLLEGDFVECGVNTGLLSLTVGHFLNFATLNRTFWLFDTFEGIPVERVSAEERAHAAELNAVSYFDCYDVARSNFAPFPNARLVRGVLPDSLATAQIERIAYLSIDLNNAAPEIASIERLWPKLSPGAIVVLDDYAFTDYETQHRAWNDFAASKNRMILTVPTGQGILIKADS, from the coding sequence ATGGGATTGGGAATCAGAACCTGGCTCGAACGGCGGGGAATTCTGCTTCTTCGCAAATCCGACTATCACGCTGATGGGGTTGCGGTGAGAGGCAAAAACCTCTCCGCGCTTTCGGAAAGCGCATTCGATCACGCCTACCACGAGTCCATCCGTCTGAATAGGGCGGGCTGGCCGAACGGAGTACCTGATGTTCGGTGGCGTGCTCACGTCTGCTGCTGGGCAGCCCGAAACGCTCTCTTACTGGAGGGGGATTTCGTTGAATGCGGCGTCAACACGGGTCTACTATCGCTGACCGTCGGCCATTTCCTGAACTTCGCAACGTTGAATCGAACATTCTGGCTCTTCGACACTTTCGAGGGTATTCCCGTAGAGCGAGTGTCGGCGGAGGAGAGGGCGCATGCCGCAGAGTTGAACGCGGTCTCCTATTTTGACTGTTATGACGTGGCCCGAAGCAATTTCGCACCATTCCCGAACGCCAGACTTGTTCGGGGAGTTCTTCCGGACAGCCTCGCAACAGCGCAGATCGAACGAATCGCATACCTCTCTATCGACCTGAATAACGCTGCCCCAGAGATAGCCAGCATCGAACGTTTATGGCCTAAGTTGTCGCCCGGTGCAATTGTTGTCCTCGACGACTATGCGTTTACTGACTACGAGACTCAACACCGCGCATGGAACGACTTTGCAGCCAGCAAGAATCGAATGATTCTGACGGTCCCTACCGGCCAGGGAATTCTCATTAAAGCAGATTCTTAA
- a CDS encoding rhomboid family intramembrane serine protease, producing the protein MARMGSMPFGFPEFKGTTRKLLLANLIAYFALLVIGFTAPAMGRMLFGILSFNPPLFLHGYLWQPFTYSFIHVGITQTLFELLSLWFLLGFLEQYRDSGWLTGLYASSVLGTALTAAATYDIADRLGRGVLPSSVLFGCFGGIFGLLVAIGVLYGETEFMMMFIINIKAKYMALIYALVAFAMLFSQSWIVALSQLGGALAGLLFIRFAPRKGLSFMTSEWLYGLRNRYYRWKRRRAGRKFEIYMKKQGRTVRLDSRGRQIDEDHNDRSRWN; encoded by the coding sequence ATGGCCAGAATGGGCTCAATGCCGTTTGGGTTCCCCGAATTCAAGGGAACCACCCGAAAGCTGCTACTCGCAAACCTGATCGCGTACTTCGCCCTTCTGGTTATCGGCTTCACCGCGCCCGCTATGGGCCGGATGCTCTTTGGCATCCTCTCGTTCAACCCGCCGCTCTTCCTGCATGGCTACTTGTGGCAGCCCTTCACCTACAGCTTCATCCACGTCGGAATCACCCAGACTCTCTTCGAGCTGCTCTCCCTCTGGTTTCTGCTCGGCTTCCTCGAGCAATACCGAGACTCAGGCTGGCTCACCGGCCTCTACGCCTCTTCCGTCCTGGGCACCGCCCTCACCGCCGCGGCCACATACGACATAGCCGACCGCCTCGGGCGCGGCGTCCTCCCCTCCTCCGTGCTTTTTGGCTGCTTCGGCGGAATCTTCGGCCTTCTCGTCGCCATCGGTGTGCTCTACGGCGAAACCGAATTCATGATGATGTTCATCATCAACATCAAAGCCAAATACATGGCTCTGATCTACGCGCTCGTCGCGTTCGCCATGCTCTTCAGCCAAAGCTGGATCGTGGCCCTCTCCCAGCTCGGCGGCGCACTCGCCGGCCTGCTCTTCATCCGCTTCGCCCCGCGCAAAGGGCTCTCCTTCATGACCAGCGAATGGCTATACGGCCTTCGCAACCGCTACTATCGCTGGAAGCGCCGCCGCGCCGGACGCAAATTCGAGATCTACATGAAGAAGCAGGGCCGCACCGTCCGCCTCGACAGCCGCGGCCGCCAGATCGACGAAGACCACAACGACCGCTCCCGCTGGAACTGA
- a CDS encoding M28 family peptidase gives MRLAPLLAAFGIFICAQFCDAQPDYMRQARPFAAAPANPAIARAIASVDSARIRQIIEKLVSFQTRNSLSSMETDLPAGTGIQPAADWIYDQFQQISTACNGCLDVRRDTFTADPKSTEGTQWAKRIPRPTRMTNVYAILRGSDSAQANTMYLVTGHYDSRNTNVLDDHGFAPGANDDASGVAVSLECARVLSKMKFPASLVFVAVAGEEQGLVGSAHLAKVAKEQGWNLLGVLNNDIVGGNTTPGDTLQLKDRVRVFSEGVPVSATPEQARRIRAIGNENDSPSRELARAMQEASQSYFPAKTRTSFDAFLVSRPDRYLRGGDHSSFNREGFAAVRITEWREDYNHQHQNVQRDANPVLGDLVDFVDFTYVAKVARLNAATLATLASSPGEPQKVQIDAEKLENGTTLKWEGAPGKVDHYELLWRDTIMPDWQYVKKISPAANNGPLTVTVPISKDNVIFGVRAVDAAGHRGIVVVP, from the coding sequence ATGCGCCTCGCTCCCCTGCTTGCTGCCTTTGGAATCTTCATTTGCGCTCAGTTCTGCGACGCTCAGCCCGACTACATGCGGCAGGCACGCCCGTTCGCCGCCGCACCCGCCAATCCGGCCATCGCCCGCGCTATCGCCAGCGTTGACTCGGCCCGCATCCGCCAGATCATCGAAAAGCTGGTCAGCTTCCAGACCCGCAACTCCCTTTCCAGCATGGAAACCGATCTCCCCGCCGGCACTGGCATCCAGCCCGCCGCCGACTGGATCTACGATCAGTTCCAGCAGATCTCCACCGCTTGCAATGGCTGCCTCGACGTCCGCCGCGACACCTTCACAGCCGATCCCAAGAGCACTGAAGGCACCCAGTGGGCAAAGCGCATCCCCAGGCCCACGCGCATGACTAACGTCTACGCCATCCTGCGCGGCTCTGACTCCGCTCAGGCCAACACCATGTACCTCGTCACCGGCCACTACGATTCGCGCAACACCAACGTGCTTGATGACCACGGCTTCGCGCCCGGCGCCAACGACGATGCCTCCGGCGTGGCCGTCTCCCTCGAATGCGCTCGCGTACTCAGCAAGATGAAGTTCCCTGCCAGCCTCGTCTTCGTCGCCGTCGCTGGAGAAGAACAGGGCCTCGTCGGCTCCGCGCACTTGGCCAAAGTCGCCAAAGAGCAGGGCTGGAATCTCCTCGGAGTGCTTAACAACGACATCGTCGGCGGCAACACCACTCCAGGCGACACCCTCCAGCTCAAAGACCGCGTTCGCGTGTTCTCTGAAGGCGTTCCCGTCTCCGCCACCCCCGAGCAGGCCCGCCGCATTCGCGCCATCGGCAACGAGAACGACTCGCCCAGTCGCGAGCTTGCCCGCGCCATGCAGGAAGCCTCGCAATCCTACTTCCCCGCCAAAACCCGCACCTCCTTCGATGCTTTTCTGGTTTCCCGGCCCGACCGTTATCTGCGCGGTGGAGATCATAGCTCCTTCAATCGTGAGGGCTTCGCCGCCGTACGCATCACTGAGTGGCGCGAAGACTACAACCACCAGCACCAGAACGTGCAGCGTGACGCAAATCCCGTGCTCGGCGACCTTGTGGACTTTGTAGACTTCACCTACGTCGCAAAGGTTGCCCGGCTCAACGCCGCCACGCTTGCTACCCTCGCCTCCTCTCCAGGTGAACCCCAAAAGGTGCAAATCGACGCGGAGAAGCTCGAGAATGGCACCACCCTCAAATGGGAAGGCGCTCCCGGCAAAGTCGATCATTACGAGCTGCTCTGGAGAGACACCATCATGCCCGACTGGCAGTACGTAAAGAAGATTTCCCCCGCTGCCAACAACGGTCCGCTTACCGTCACCGTGCCCATTTCCAAAGACAACGTAATCTTCGGCGTTCGCGCCGTCGACGCCGCCGGCCACCGCGGCATCGTGGTCGTCCCTTAA
- a CDS encoding carboxypeptidase-like regulatory domain-containing protein — MRYRTRLVAGVVLAAAALGFAPIASRMAVPSAEAQNIGQRVVNGSVMDAESGAVVGATVFLRNTKTKAIRSYTSTKDGRFRFAQVDMSQDFDLWAEKEGKKSPTKTISSWDTRKDVETELKLK, encoded by the coding sequence ATGAGATATCGCACACGTCTGGTAGCGGGTGTTGTTCTGGCTGCGGCCGCTCTGGGATTTGCTCCCATAGCCAGCCGGATGGCCGTGCCTTCTGCCGAGGCGCAGAATATAGGGCAGCGCGTGGTAAACGGGTCGGTTATGGATGCGGAGTCAGGCGCGGTTGTGGGGGCAACTGTATTCCTGCGCAATACGAAGACCAAGGCCATTCGCAGCTATACATCGACGAAGGACGGGCGTTTCCGCTTTGCCCAGGTTGATATGTCACAGGACTTCGACCTTTGGGCCGAGAAGGAAGGCAAGAAGAGCCCGACCAAGACCATCAGCTCGTGGGACACACGCAAAGACGTGGAGACGGAGCTGAAGCTGAAGTAA
- a CDS encoding VOC family protein, whose protein sequence is MIRGIKFIGIPVSNQDVALKFYTESLGMKVLTDQPFTPTQRWIELTIPGADSGLALFTPPGREDQIGKFQSVSFWCDDVFATADAMKKKGVTFIKEPAAESWGTAAVFKDPDGNQFVLSSKDRKK, encoded by the coding sequence ATGATTCGAGGCATCAAGTTCATCGGCATCCCCGTCTCCAACCAGGACGTCGCGCTTAAGTTTTACACTGAATCGCTTGGAATGAAGGTCCTTACCGACCAGCCATTTACCCCGACCCAGAGATGGATCGAGTTGACCATTCCCGGCGCAGATTCCGGGCTCGCGCTCTTCACGCCGCCCGGTCGCGAAGACCAGATCGGGAAGTTCCAGTCTGTCTCGTTCTGGTGCGATGATGTCTTTGCCACGGCTGACGCCATGAAGAAGAAAGGCGTGACTTTCATCAAGGAGCCTGCGGCCGAATCCTGGGGAACGGCCGCCGTTTTCAAAGACCCCGATGGAAATCAGTTCGTGCTTTCAAGCAAGGACAGGAAAAAATGA
- a CDS encoding helix-turn-helix domain-containing protein, giving the protein MPVLDDYITDVLMRDLVGHDRKPAAFLLYVWLAAEQARRKSDVQVSYEDMAESIGISRSSAQAAVRWLLKRKLLVVKKQTVTATPKYTVRSPWRDGARG; this is encoded by the coding sequence ATGCCGGTACTGGATGACTACATTACCGACGTCTTGATGCGCGACCTGGTGGGGCACGATCGCAAGCCGGCCGCTTTCCTGTTGTATGTATGGCTGGCAGCGGAGCAGGCCCGGCGAAAGAGCGACGTGCAGGTCAGCTATGAAGATATGGCTGAATCGATCGGGATTTCGCGAAGCTCTGCGCAGGCAGCGGTGCGATGGCTGCTGAAGCGGAAGCTGCTCGTCGTGAAGAAGCAGACTGTGACGGCCACGCCGAAGTACACGGTGCGCAGCCCCTGGCGCGATGGAGCGCGCGGCTAG
- the gatB gene encoding Asp-tRNA(Asn)/Glu-tRNA(Gln) amidotransferase subunit GatB: protein MPSAAALSPDILAKYEPVIGLEVHVQLLTETKIFCGCANKFGSGPNTNVCPVCLGLPGSLPVLNQKAVEFATKASLAINCTVNPRSIFARKNYFYPDLPKGYQISQYDKPIAEHGWIEVPTAQGGTKRIGITRLHMEEDAGKSLHDGLPDSAKFTSLDLNRCGTPLCEIVSEPDIRTPEEAFEYLTRLKEILLYTGVSDCNMEEGSLRCDANVSVRPRGQEKFGTKAEVKNVNSFRFVREALQYEIERQVEVLESGGRVLQETRLWNANEGRTYSMRSKEQAHDYRYFPEPDLPPLILSAEFLAARQQEFPELPEARRARMIAEYDLNEKDARTLTASREFADRFEAAAKTAKNPRRVANLLLSEIGGRLNALGLDQESSPVSMAGIVLAADLLDAGSISSKQLKGLLDIAFEKGEDFPAVYEREKPQQISDTSALEAMIDQVIAENPKQVEAYRAGKKTLAGFFVGQIMKASKGQANPALLNELVTKKLEG, encoded by the coding sequence ATGCCCTCCGCAGCCGCACTAAGCCCAGACATCCTCGCCAAATACGAGCCCGTCATCGGCCTCGAAGTGCACGTCCAGCTTCTGACCGAAACCAAGATCTTCTGCGGCTGCGCTAACAAATTCGGCTCTGGGCCCAACACCAACGTCTGCCCCGTCTGCCTCGGCCTCCCCGGCTCGCTCCCCGTTCTCAACCAGAAAGCGGTCGAGTTCGCCACCAAGGCCTCGCTCGCCATCAACTGCACCGTGAACCCGCGCTCCATCTTCGCGCGCAAAAACTACTTCTACCCCGACCTGCCCAAGGGCTACCAGATCTCGCAATACGACAAGCCCATCGCCGAGCACGGCTGGATCGAAGTCCCCACCGCCCAGGGTGGCACGAAGCGCATAGGCATCACCCGCCTTCACATGGAAGAGGACGCCGGCAAGAGTCTCCACGACGGCCTTCCCGATTCCGCCAAGTTCACCTCGCTCGACCTCAACCGCTGCGGGACGCCATTGTGTGAAATCGTCTCCGAGCCCGACATCCGCACGCCCGAAGAAGCCTTCGAATACCTCACGCGCCTCAAGGAGATCCTCCTCTACACCGGCGTCTCCGACTGCAATATGGAAGAAGGTTCTCTCCGCTGCGACGCCAACGTAAGCGTCCGCCCGCGCGGCCAGGAAAAGTTTGGAACCAAGGCCGAGGTCAAAAACGTCAACAGCTTCCGCTTCGTCCGCGAAGCGCTGCAATACGAGATCGAGCGCCAGGTCGAAGTCCTCGAATCCGGCGGCCGCGTCCTCCAGGAAACCCGCCTTTGGAACGCCAACGAGGGCCGCACCTACTCCATGCGTTCCAAAGAGCAGGCCCACGACTACCGCTACTTCCCCGAGCCCGACCTGCCTCCGCTAATCCTCTCCGCAGAATTCCTCGCCGCTCGCCAGCAGGAGTTCCCCGAGTTGCCCGAAGCGCGCCGCGCGCGCATGATCGCCGAGTACGACCTGAATGAAAAGGACGCGCGCACCCTCACCGCCTCTCGCGAATTCGCTGACCGCTTCGAAGCAGCCGCGAAGACCGCGAAGAATCCGCGCCGCGTGGCAAACCTCCTCCTTAGCGAAATCGGCGGCCGCCTCAACGCCCTCGGCCTCGATCAGGAAAGCTCGCCCGTCTCCATGGCCGGCATCGTCCTTGCCGCCGACTTGCTCGACGCGGGCTCCATCAGCTCCAAGCAGCTTAAGGGCCTGCTCGACATCGCCTTTGAAAAAGGTGAAGACTTCCCCGCCGTCTACGAACGCGAGAAGCCGCAGCAGATCTCTGACACGTCCGCGCTCGAAGCGATGATCGATCAGGTCATCGCTGAGAATCCCAAGCAAGTCGAAGCGTATCGCGCCGGCAAGAAAACGCTCGCCGGCTTCTTCGTCGGCCAGATCATGAAGGCTTCGAAAGGGCAAGCCAACCCTGCGCTCCTCAATGAGCTTGTGACGAAGAAGCTCGAGGGCTAG
- a CDS encoding DUF6036 family nucleotidyltransferase, whose protein sequence is MRPVFPDFIALLSAFNAHSVKYLIVGGYAVSLHSQPRATKDLDILIKADSANAEAVYRALAAFGAPLESINVRDLADPTKFFRFGQPPVAVDVLCSVDGVDFDAAWERRIEDLVDPASGEKAFFISREDLIASKIAAGRLRDLADVEEIREASQHGKG, encoded by the coding sequence ATGCGCCCAGTGTTCCCAGACTTCATCGCACTCCTGTCTGCCTTCAACGCCCACAGCGTTAAATATCTGATCGTGGGCGGTTATGCGGTTTCATTGCATTCGCAGCCCCGCGCGACGAAAGATCTTGACATTCTGATCAAGGCAGATTCGGCCAACGCCGAGGCTGTTTATCGCGCATTGGCGGCATTTGGCGCACCGCTCGAGAGCATCAATGTTCGCGATCTTGCCGACCCAACCAAATTCTTTCGCTTCGGACAGCCGCCGGTTGCCGTGGACGTTCTTTGCTCAGTTGACGGCGTGGATTTCGACGCGGCATGGGAACGGCGGATCGAAGATTTGGTTGATCCAGCCAGCGGAGAGAAGGCATTCTTCATTTCTCGGGAAGACTTGATCGCATCGAAGATCGCGGCGGGACGTCTGCGCGATCTGGCGGACGTTGAAGAAATTCGCGAGGCTAGCCAGCACGGGAAGGGCTGA
- a CDS encoding creatininase family protein translates to MFKKIALTLVVSLIAATAAQSQKLSPHWEELTAPDFVQAIHQAQGVCVLPFGIIEKHGPHLPLGTDLLDVRYAVSNAVQQEYAVVFPPYYFGQIFEAQQQPGTVAYSLSTQLTLLQETVKEMSRNGCKKVVIVNGHGGNNSLLPLFAQAQLATPRDYVVYVFGLPNENVPGRPAMRSDPKNDMHAGETETANMLIARPDLVKMGQADSQSGADQHRLSLPDNVYTGIWWYARFPNHYSGTGSAATKELGEFDQKTWASQIANALKAIKADNDSLRIQNEYFEKISHPLDTKQ, encoded by the coding sequence ATGTTTAAAAAGATCGCACTCACACTCGTCGTCTCGCTCATCGCCGCCACCGCCGCTCAATCGCAAAAGCTCTCCCCGCACTGGGAAGAACTCACCGCACCCGACTTCGTCCAGGCCATCCATCAAGCGCAGGGCGTCTGCGTACTGCCCTTCGGCATCATCGAAAAGCACGGCCCCCACCTGCCCCTCGGCACTGACCTGCTCGACGTCCGCTATGCCGTCTCCAATGCCGTGCAACAGGAATACGCTGTCGTCTTTCCGCCGTATTACTTCGGCCAGATCTTCGAGGCGCAGCAGCAGCCCGGCACCGTCGCCTACTCACTCTCCACCCAGCTCACACTGCTGCAAGAGACCGTTAAGGAGATGTCTCGCAACGGCTGCAAGAAGGTCGTCATCGTCAACGGCCACGGCGGAAACAATTCGCTCCTGCCGTTATTCGCGCAGGCACAGCTCGCCACCCCGCGCGACTACGTCGTCTACGTCTTCGGCCTGCCGAATGAGAATGTGCCCGGACGCCCCGCCATGAGGTCCGACCCCAAGAACGACATGCACGCCGGCGAAACCGAGACCGCCAACATGCTCATCGCGCGCCCCGACCTCGTCAAAATGGGCCAGGCCGACTCGCAGTCCGGCGCCGACCAGCACCGCCTTAGCCTGCCCGACAACGTCTACACCGGCATTTGGTGGTACGCGCGCTTCCCCAACCACTACTCCGGCACAGGCTCCGCTGCCACAAAGGAGCTCGGCGAATTCGACCAGAAAACCTGGGCCAGCCAGATCGCCAACGCCCTCAAAGCCATCAAAGCCGACAACGACAGCCTCCGCATCCAGAACGAGTACTTCGAAAAGATCTCCCACCCACTGGATACGAAGCAGTAA
- a CDS encoding VOC family protein, which translates to MRLQTILPALLLSTAICGFTQSGPARPKITGVSHLAIYTSNPSATEHYYTFTIGAAKMADPENPKGVKYALSGTQYVEVLPLPANAGVNRMDHAAFNTDNAEGMRKYLAAKGWQVPASVTKTSDGSRRFQVLDSEGNKIEFVQPPANAKVDAPNAIGHHIIHVGFVVHDRTKEDTFYRTLLGFRPYWFGGMTDDKIDWISQQVPDGHDWVEYMMNNSPNISQQTLGVLDHIAIGQNSVDEGLKTLKAGNRLEGVRADSSTKIGKDGKGQFNMYDPDGIRAELMNLKATEKPCCSPFTAPDPSE; encoded by the coding sequence ATGCGTCTGCAAACAATCCTCCCTGCCTTGCTGCTTTCCACCGCCATCTGCGGCTTCACCCAGAGCGGTCCGGCCCGCCCCAAAATTACCGGTGTCTCGCACCTGGCGATCTACACGTCCAACCCCTCCGCCACCGAGCACTACTACACCTTCACCATCGGCGCCGCAAAGATGGCCGACCCCGAGAACCCCAAAGGCGTCAAGTACGCGCTGAGCGGCACACAATATGTCGAAGTACTGCCCCTGCCTGCGAACGCCGGTGTCAACCGCATGGATCATGCGGCCTTCAACACCGACAACGCCGAAGGCATGCGCAAATACCTCGCCGCCAAAGGCTGGCAGGTGCCCGCCTCCGTCACCAAAACCTCCGACGGCAGCCGCCGCTTCCAGGTGCTAGACTCCGAGGGCAACAAGATCGAGTTCGTGCAGCCGCCGGCCAACGCCAAAGTCGACGCCCCCAACGCCATCGGTCACCACATCATCCATGTCGGCTTCGTTGTGCATGATCGCACCAAAGAAGACACCTTCTACCGCACGCTGCTCGGGTTCCGGCCCTACTGGTTCGGCGGCATGACCGACGACAAGATCGACTGGATCAGCCAGCAGGTTCCCGACGGCCACGACTGGGTCGAATACATGATGAACAACAGCCCCAACATCTCGCAGCAGACCCTTGGCGTGCTCGACCACATCGCCATCGGCCAGAACTCCGTCGACGAAGGTTTAAAGACGCTAAAGGCCGGCAACCGCCTCGAAGGCGTGCGCGCCGACTCCTCCACCAAGATCGGCAAGGACGGCAAGGGCCAGTTCAACATGTATGACCCCGACGGCATCCGCGCCGAGCTCATGAACCTCAAAGCCACCGAGAAGCCCTGCTGCTCGCCCTTCACCGCACCCGACCCATCGGAATAA